Part of the Ornithinimicrobium flavum genome, CGGGTAGAGCGTGGCGCAGCGCAACACCTGGGGGTGCCGCTCGGCGAAGTCGGCGCACCACGCGTTGAGCGAGGCGACCATCCCCGCCTTGTGGGCATAGGTCAGCGCGGGCACCCGGTGCACCCCGATCGCCGCGAGGGTGTCGAGCCGCTCCTGGGTCGAGGTGCGGTAGTGGATCGGCCAGGCGGTGCCGTAGTGATGCTCGCCCTCGTCGAAGAAGGACCAGATCCGCTCCATCAGGCGGTCGGGGTGGAAGTGCACGTGCAGGTCGGCGAGGCCGGGCAGGCCCAGGGCGGCCAGGTAGGCGGGGATCTCGGCATCGGTGCGCGGCGCCCGCGGGGTGCTCATCGGACCGCCGCCCGGAGGGCGTCCCCGGCCTGCACGCCGTAGGCGCCGCCGAAGAGGATCGCGTGGACCAGCAGGGGGACGCTCTGGTAGACGGCGACCCGGTCCTGCCACCCGGGCGCGAGCGGGTGCGCCTCCACGTAGGCGGCCAGGGCCCGGCCGCTGAACCCCCCGAAGAGCTGCATCATCGCCAGGTCCACCTCCCGGTGGCCGCGGTGCGCGCACGGGTCGACCAGCCAGCTGCGACCGCGGTCATCGACGAGCCGGTTGCCGCCCCACAGGTCTCCGTGCACGAGGGTCGGCGGCTCCACCGGCCCCAGCCGGTCGGCGTCGACCTGCTCGGCGAGGGCGGCGGTCCGCGCGTCCAGGCGCCCCTCGTCGCAGGCGCGCCGGGCGAGCGGTGCGAGCCGACGCTCGACCCAGGACTCGTGCCAGGTGCGGGTCGGGGTGAGGTCGACCGGGCAGGCGCCGAGGTATGCCGTGGGCTCGCCGTCCACGGCGCCGTACCTGACACCGGGGCCCGGCCCGGCCTCCTGCGCGGTGCTGCGGTGCAGGTCGGCGAGCTCCTGCCCGAAGCGCTCCTCCGAGGCGGCGGTGCGGTGGCCGCCCTGCTCCACGAAGCCGAGGACGATCGAGGTGTCGGACACCTCCACGACCTCCGGGACGCGGGCACCGGCCGCCCGCAGCGCCCGGAGTCCGACGGCCTCGCGGGAGAAGAACAGGGGTGGGGCGTCCGGCAGGGACTTGGTGAAGACCTTCCGCCCGTCGGCCCGGACGCCGGTGGCTGTGGTGCTGGTGGGTCCCGTCACCGGGCCGCACCGTGCCGGGCCAGCACCTCGTCGACGGTCCCGTCCTGCAGGGCCCGCACCAGCCCGTCCACCGCGTCCTCGATCTGGTCGTACATCGCGGTGTAGGCCTCGGCCGGATGCCCCCAGGGG contains:
- a CDS encoding fructosamine kinase family protein: MTGPTSTTATGVRADGRKVFTKSLPDAPPLFFSREAVGLRALRAAGARVPEVVEVSDTSIVLGFVEQGGHRTAASEERFGQELADLHRSTAQEAGPGPGVRYGAVDGEPTAYLGACPVDLTPTRTWHESWVERRLAPLARRACDEGRLDARTAALAEQVDADRLGPVEPPTLVHGDLWGGNRLVDDRGRSWLVDPCAHRGHREVDLAMMQLFGGFSGRALAAYVEAHPLAPGWQDRVAVYQSVPLLVHAILFGGAYGVQAGDALRAAVR